The following coding sequences lie in one Acidimicrobiales bacterium genomic window:
- the pdxT gene encoding pyridoxal 5'-phosphate synthase glutaminase subunit PdxT, producing MNVAASRPERVGILALQGDVREHARSVAELGSVPVEVRTPGDLGKVDALILPGGESTTMSLLLESSGLLEPVRERLQLGMPAFGTCAGMILLASEVVDGRADQRCFGAIDIGVRRNAFGRQVDSFETELDVQGFDRPLHAVFIRAPIVEWVGPDVEVLATVTGKDGQERPVVCRQGPVIVAAFHPELSGDLRLHQEFLAAPMPC from the coding sequence GTGAACGTTGCGGCGTCACGCCCCGAGCGGGTCGGGATCCTCGCGCTCCAAGGCGACGTCCGTGAGCATGCCCGGTCGGTCGCCGAGCTCGGTTCTGTACCGGTAGAGGTCCGGACCCCTGGCGACCTCGGGAAGGTCGACGCCCTCATCCTGCCCGGGGGTGAGTCGACGACCATGTCGCTTCTCCTCGAGTCTTCCGGCTTGCTCGAGCCGGTCCGCGAGCGCTTGCAGCTCGGGATGCCGGCCTTCGGCACATGCGCGGGAATGATCCTCCTAGCGTCTGAGGTCGTGGACGGCCGAGCGGACCAGCGCTGTTTCGGCGCTATCGACATCGGCGTGAGGCGGAACGCGTTCGGCCGCCAGGTGGACTCGTTCGAGACCGAGCTCGACGTTCAGGGTTTCGATCGACCGCTGCACGCGGTGTTCATCCGGGCGCCCATAGTCGAATGGGTCGGTCCGGATGTCGAGGTCCTCGCCACAGTCACGGGCAAAGACGGCCAAGAGCGGCCGGTCGTGTGCCGCCAAGGGCCGGTGATCGTGGCGGCGTTCCATCCTGAGTTGTCGGGCGATCTGAGGCTGCACCAGGAATTCCTGGCCGCCCCGATGCCCTGTTAG
- the pdxS gene encoding pyridoxal 5'-phosphate synthase lyase subunit PdxS has translation MAATDNTRRTGTDLVKRGLAEMLRGGVIMDVVTAEQAKIAEDAGAVAVMALERVPADIRRDGGVARMSDPALIEGIKSAVTIPVMAKARIGHFAEAQVLEALGVDYVDESEVLTPADEAHHIDKWKFTIPFVCGATNLGEALRRISEGAAMIRSKGEAGTGDIKEAVRHLRSIRGDINKITQADSAEVYGWAKQLQAPVTLVQELAETGSLPVPLFCAGGIATPADAALVMQLGAEACFVGSGIFKSSDPPRFARAIVEATTHYKDPQIVAKVSRGLGDAMRGQEANEVETRLSERGW, from the coding sequence ATGGCAGCCACCGACAACACCCGTCGCACCGGAACCGATCTTGTTAAGCGCGGCCTGGCCGAAATGCTGCGAGGCGGCGTGATCATGGACGTCGTCACCGCCGAGCAGGCAAAGATCGCCGAGGACGCCGGCGCGGTTGCAGTCATGGCGCTGGAGCGGGTCCCGGCCGACATTCGCCGCGACGGGGGAGTGGCGCGCATGAGCGACCCCGCCCTGATCGAGGGGATCAAGTCGGCTGTGACCATCCCGGTCATGGCCAAGGCTCGGATCGGCCATTTCGCGGAGGCTCAGGTGCTCGAGGCTCTCGGCGTGGACTACGTCGACGAGAGCGAGGTGCTCACGCCCGCGGATGAGGCGCACCACATCGACAAATGGAAGTTCACTATTCCGTTCGTCTGCGGCGCCACCAACCTCGGTGAGGCGCTGCGCCGGATTTCCGAGGGCGCCGCGATGATCCGGTCCAAGGGAGAGGCGGGGACGGGCGACATCAAGGAGGCGGTGCGGCATCTCCGCTCGATCCGCGGCGACATCAACAAGATCACCCAGGCCGACTCGGCGGAGGTCTACGGCTGGGCCAAGCAGCTCCAGGCGCCGGTGACGTTGGTGCAGGAGCTGGCGGAGACGGGAAGCCTGCCGGTGCCTTTGTTCTGCGCCGGCGGGATCGCCACGCCGGCGGATGCGGCGCTGGTCATGCAGCTCGGGGCGGAGGCTTGCTTCGTTGGTAGCGGGATCTTCAAGAGCTCCGACCCGCCGCGCTTCGCCCGCGCGATCGTCGAGGCGACCACCCACTACAAGGACCCGCAGATCGTGGCCAAGGTGAGTCGCGGCCTCGGCGACGCCATGCGCGGGCAGGAGGCCAACGAGGTCGAGACCCGGCTGTCCGAGCGGGGCTGGTAG
- a CDS encoding DUF3048 domain-containing protein — protein MSSKSTSTGLGKRGRNARMAGLAAGAAGVSLLAGCGGHHVKAAPPTTTSTTVPATTTTTVPPVYPLTGLPASDANQMQASAVLVKIDNIDQARPQTGIAAADVVYEEEVEGGLTRLAAIFQSSYPTTVGPVRSGRLTDEGIGDDLNHPVYVMSGTNAVFLPQLRAQPWTDVDGNNHGEQFYRGAGIAPHNEYTNVASVAKLDSVHQPPSPLFQYRSAGTPMTGAGAASASHLGIGLPGASVTWDFNPQSGLWMRGQNGTADVDSTRTQLAAPNVVVLFVNYFTSGIVAGEGVGPQPIPAAIMTGTGQAWVLSGNQVVKGTWNRSSINTQAVYTDSAGQAITLLPGKTWVELLPIGNVPALNP, from the coding sequence ATGTCTTCGAAGTCGACGAGCACCGGTCTTGGCAAGCGCGGGCGCAACGCACGCATGGCGGGTTTGGCGGCCGGCGCGGCCGGCGTGTCCCTGCTCGCAGGGTGCGGAGGGCACCACGTCAAGGCGGCACCGCCCACCACCACCTCAACGACGGTCCCCGCCACCACGACCACGACTGTCCCGCCGGTGTACCCACTGACCGGGCTGCCCGCATCGGACGCCAACCAGATGCAAGCCTCGGCCGTCCTGGTGAAGATCGACAACATCGACCAGGCCCGTCCCCAAACTGGCATCGCCGCGGCAGACGTCGTGTATGAGGAAGAAGTGGAAGGCGGGCTCACCCGTCTCGCCGCCATCTTCCAGTCGAGCTACCCGACCACGGTCGGGCCGGTCCGCTCAGGCCGGCTCACCGACGAGGGCATCGGCGACGACCTGAACCACCCCGTCTACGTCATGTCGGGCACCAACGCGGTGTTCCTGCCCCAGCTTCGTGCGCAGCCGTGGACCGACGTCGACGGCAACAACCACGGCGAGCAGTTCTACCGCGGTGCGGGGATCGCCCCCCACAACGAGTACACCAACGTCGCGTCGGTCGCCAAGCTCGACTCGGTCCATCAGCCGCCGTCCCCGCTGTTCCAGTACCGATCGGCTGGAACGCCGATGACCGGCGCCGGCGCAGCGTCCGCCAGCCACTTGGGGATCGGTTTGCCCGGGGCCTCCGTCACGTGGGACTTCAACCCTCAGTCGGGGTTGTGGATGCGCGGTCAGAACGGCACCGCAGATGTTGATTCGACGCGCACCCAACTCGCAGCGCCGAACGTGGTCGTGCTGTTCGTCAACTACTTCACATCAGGGATAGTCGCCGGAGAAGGAGTCGGGCCCCAGCCGATCCCGGCGGCGATCATGACCGGCACCGGTCAAGCGTGGGTCCTGAGCGGCAACCAGGTCGTCAAGGGGACCTGGAATCGCTCGAGCATCAACACCCAGGCGGTCTACACCGACAGCGCCGGCCAGGCGATCACGCTCCTCCCCGGGAAGACTTGGGTCGAGCTGCTTCCGATCGGCAACGTCCCAGCCCTGAACCCCTGA
- a CDS encoding M48 family metalloprotease — MNSSSARVARITAGFAAAPAVALALVAWVAGGLVAAAVVFVVVAGALTWWALTWGDRRVAATLSSLGAREADPVRDARLANMVEGLSMNAGVRQPRLLVVEAAGLNALAAGTSASKAVVAVTSGLLAELDRIELEAVLAEAMSQIRRGDTVAPTVAVATFGLGRRLAIASDRDALADQAAVTLTRYPPALASALEKVEAKGWEVPGQPAYMASLWLADPRPGVPQDAGRLPLSERIEALREL, encoded by the coding sequence GTGAACTCTTCTTCGGCCAGGGTGGCGCGTATCACAGCGGGTTTCGCCGCGGCGCCGGCCGTGGCGCTGGCGCTGGTCGCCTGGGTGGCGGGCGGCCTTGTCGCCGCCGCAGTCGTGTTCGTGGTTGTCGCTGGAGCCCTGACCTGGTGGGCCCTGACGTGGGGCGACCGGCGGGTGGCTGCCACGTTGTCGTCGCTAGGCGCCCGAGAGGCCGACCCTGTCCGCGACGCTCGGCTGGCGAACATGGTGGAGGGGCTCAGCATGAACGCGGGTGTGCGCCAGCCCCGACTGCTCGTGGTCGAAGCCGCAGGCCTGAACGCGCTGGCAGCCGGAACAAGCGCTTCTAAGGCCGTGGTCGCGGTCACCAGCGGTCTCCTGGCCGAGCTGGACCGAATCGAGCTCGAAGCGGTGCTCGCCGAGGCGATGAGCCAGATCCGCCGTGGTGACACGGTCGCGCCAACGGTGGCGGTGGCGACTTTCGGGCTCGGCCGCCGCCTGGCGATTGCCAGCGATCGCGACGCCCTCGCCGATCAAGCGGCGGTTACCCTGACGAGGTACCCGCCGGCGTTGGCTTCGGCGCTCGAAAAGGTCGAGGCCAAGGGTTGGGAGGTCCCGGGGCAGCCTGCATACATGGCTTCGCTCTGGCTGGCCGATCCACGTCCTGGGGTGCCCCAAGACGCCGGGCGGTTGCCGCTCAGCGAACGAATCGAGGCTCTGCGCGAGCTGTGA